A single genomic interval of Bacillus smithii harbors:
- a CDS encoding PolC-type DNA polymerase III yields MNEKAEGKKQRFQLLLEQLNLKNQELETYFCNAEIDKLTVLRKEKKWHFHFTFERIIPAAIWRQLQQQLSIAFREIADVTFSAKVLDPSFTEDLIRGYWQDCIRNLDGISPPVRKILETQEPVLQGNKLLIQAPGEMEALTIKRKYGSFIQANYQNYGFPLLQVDVEISQQQDMQEYAQFLQEKQKEDEERAKQAIAEMRKREERKNEEANGSAEDDGPLMIGYAIKDDADFRKLEDIVDEERRVTIEGYVFDAETKELRSGRTLLTFKITDYTSSILVKMFSRDKEDAALLNKVKKGMWLRVRGSVQNDTFVRDLVMIANDINEVKAVVREDKAPENEKRVELHLHTPMSQMDAVTSVSDLIAQAKKWGHKAIAVTDHAVVQAFPEAYSASKKHGIKVLYGLEANLVDDGVPIAYNDANRLLADDTFVVFDVETTGLSAVYDTIIELAAVKIRDGEIIDRFERFANPHHPLSAETIELTGITDEMLENAPDDEVVLKEFFEWAGDSILVAHNATFDMGFLNVGFQKIGLERAKNPVIDTLELARFLYPELKNHRLNTLAKRFDVELTQHHRAIYDAEATGYLLLKMLKDAKEKGIEYHHQFNEHMGEGEAYKRSRPFHCTLLAQNQKGLKNLFKLVSIAHIDYYYRVPRIPRSKLQQYREGIIVGSGCDKGEVFVGMMQKAPEEVEEMARFYDYLEVHPKPVYAPLLEQGLIKNEQDLEEIISNIVKLGEKLHIPVVATGNVHYLNPTDKIYREILVRSQSGANPLNRYQLPEVHFRTTDEMLEEFSFLGEEKAKEIVVENTNKIADLIEEVKPIKDELYTPKIEGAEEEIRRMSYDRAKKIYGDPLPEIVEARLKKELQSIIGHGFAVIYLISHKLVKKSLEDGYLVGSRGSVGSSFVATMTEITEVNPLPPHYVCPNCKHSEFFNDGSVGSGFDLPDKNCPKCGAKYKKDGHDIPFETFLGFKGDKVPDIDLNFSGDYQPRAHNYTKVLFGEDNVYRAGTIGTVADKTAYGYVKGYAQDHNLQLRGAEIDRLAQGCTGVKRTTGQHPGGIIIVPDYMDIYDFSPIQYPADDQSSEWRTTHFDFHSIHDNVLKMDILGHDDPTVIRMLQDLSGIDPKTIPTDDPEVMKIFQSPEPLGVTEEQIMCKTGTLGIPEFGTRFVRQMLEDTKPSTFSELVQISGLSHGTDVWLGNAEELIQNGTCELSDVIGCRDDIMVYLIYQGLEPSFAFKIMESVRKGKGLTEEMEAEMRNHDVPEWYINSCKKIKYMFPKAHATAYVLMAVRIAYFKVHHPLLFYAAYFTVRAEDFDLDAMVRGSQAIRARIEEINAKGLDASPKEKSLLTVLEMALEMCERGYKFKMVDLERSSASEFIIDGDALIPPFNAIPGLGTSVALNIVKARSEGEFLSKEDLQQRGKVSKTIMEYLDQHGCLDALPEQNQLSLF; encoded by the coding sequence ATGAATGAAAAGGCCGAAGGGAAAAAGCAACGGTTTCAGCTGCTTCTTGAGCAGTTGAATTTGAAAAACCAAGAGCTTGAAACCTATTTTTGCAACGCTGAAATCGATAAATTAACCGTATTGCGGAAAGAAAAAAAGTGGCATTTTCATTTTACGTTTGAGCGAATCATCCCGGCGGCCATTTGGAGACAACTGCAGCAGCAGCTATCCATTGCTTTTCGGGAAATCGCGGATGTCACCTTTTCTGCAAAAGTGCTCGATCCTTCGTTCACAGAAGATTTGATAAGAGGTTACTGGCAAGATTGTATTCGAAATTTGGATGGAATTTCTCCGCCGGTGAGAAAAATTCTTGAAACCCAGGAACCGGTTCTCCAAGGAAACAAACTGTTGATTCAAGCCCCCGGCGAAATGGAAGCTTTGACGATCAAAAGAAAATATGGTTCTTTCATTCAAGCAAACTATCAAAACTATGGATTCCCCCTTTTGCAGGTGGATGTCGAGATCAGTCAGCAGCAAGACATGCAAGAATATGCGCAATTTTTGCAGGAAAAACAAAAAGAAGATGAAGAGAGAGCGAAGCAAGCCATTGCGGAAATGCGGAAACGAGAAGAACGTAAGAATGAAGAGGCCAATGGAAGTGCAGAAGATGATGGTCCGCTAATGATCGGATATGCCATAAAAGATGATGCTGATTTCCGGAAGCTGGAAGATATCGTAGATGAGGAACGTCGAGTTACGATCGAAGGTTATGTGTTTGATGCGGAAACAAAAGAGTTAAGAAGCGGCAGAACACTTCTTACTTTTAAAATCACCGACTACACTAGTTCGATCTTAGTCAAAATGTTTTCAAGAGATAAAGAAGATGCTGCTCTGTTAAACAAGGTGAAAAAAGGGATGTGGCTCAGGGTTCGCGGTTCTGTACAAAACGATACGTTTGTCCGCGACCTTGTGATGATCGCCAATGATATTAATGAAGTGAAAGCGGTAGTGCGGGAAGACAAAGCTCCTGAAAATGAAAAGAGAGTGGAACTTCATCTTCATACTCCAATGAGTCAGATGGACGCTGTCACCAGTGTTTCCGACCTAATTGCTCAGGCAAAAAAATGGGGTCATAAAGCGATTGCGGTCACAGACCATGCCGTCGTACAGGCTTTTCCGGAAGCATACAGCGCCAGCAAAAAGCATGGCATCAAAGTGCTGTACGGATTGGAAGCAAACTTAGTGGATGACGGTGTTCCCATCGCGTACAACGACGCAAACCGCCTGCTTGCCGATGATACATTTGTTGTCTTTGACGTGGAAACGACGGGACTCTCAGCTGTATACGACACCATAATTGAACTGGCTGCCGTAAAAATTCGTGATGGGGAAATTATTGATCGATTTGAACGGTTTGCCAATCCGCATCACCCGTTATCAGCGGAAACGATCGAATTGACGGGAATTACGGATGAAATGCTGGAAAATGCACCGGATGATGAGGTCGTTCTAAAAGAATTTTTTGAATGGGCAGGAGATTCGATTTTAGTAGCCCACAATGCTACATTTGACATGGGATTTTTAAATGTCGGTTTCCAAAAAATTGGGCTGGAACGAGCAAAAAATCCGGTTATCGATACTCTGGAACTTGCCAGATTTCTCTATCCGGAGTTGAAAAATCACCGGTTAAATACGTTGGCAAAACGATTTGATGTAGAATTGACGCAGCATCACAGAGCGATCTATGACGCGGAAGCAACCGGTTATTTGTTGTTGAAAATGCTGAAGGACGCCAAAGAAAAAGGAATTGAATACCATCACCAGTTTAATGAGCATATGGGGGAAGGAGAGGCCTATAAGCGGAGCCGTCCGTTCCATTGCACGCTGCTCGCGCAAAATCAAAAAGGATTAAAAAACTTATTCAAACTGGTGTCGATCGCCCATATCGACTATTACTACCGGGTTCCGCGGATTCCGCGCTCAAAGCTGCAACAATACCGAGAAGGCATCATTGTCGGATCCGGCTGCGATAAAGGCGAGGTATTTGTGGGAATGATGCAAAAAGCTCCTGAAGAAGTAGAGGAGATGGCCCGATTTTATGATTATTTGGAAGTTCATCCAAAACCCGTATATGCTCCGCTTCTTGAACAAGGTTTGATCAAGAACGAACAAGATTTAGAGGAGATCATTTCCAATATCGTGAAACTTGGAGAAAAATTGCATATCCCTGTAGTAGCAACCGGGAATGTGCATTATTTGAATCCGACCGATAAAATATATCGCGAAATACTGGTACGGTCACAAAGCGGCGCCAATCCACTGAATCGTTATCAGTTGCCTGAAGTTCATTTTCGGACGACGGATGAAATGCTTGAAGAATTTTCATTTTTAGGGGAAGAAAAAGCGAAAGAAATCGTAGTGGAAAACACCAATAAAATTGCTGATTTGATTGAAGAAGTGAAGCCGATTAAAGATGAACTGTACACACCGAAAATCGAGGGAGCAGAGGAAGAAATTCGGCGAATGAGCTATGATCGGGCAAAAAAAATATACGGCGATCCACTTCCGGAAATAGTGGAAGCCCGTCTGAAAAAAGAATTGCAAAGTATTATCGGGCACGGATTTGCCGTTATTTATTTAATTTCCCATAAACTTGTAAAAAAATCGCTGGAAGACGGCTATCTTGTCGGGTCGCGGGGATCTGTAGGATCATCCTTTGTCGCCACGATGACAGAAATTACAGAAGTGAATCCTCTTCCGCCGCACTATGTCTGTCCAAACTGCAAACACTCAGAGTTTTTTAACGATGGATCTGTCGGATCAGGATTTGATTTGCCTGACAAAAATTGTCCTAAGTGCGGAGCCAAATATAAAAAAGATGGACATGATATTCCATTTGAAACTTTCTTGGGATTCAAAGGCGACAAAGTACCGGATATCGATTTGAATTTTTCCGGAGATTATCAGCCTAGAGCCCACAATTATACAAAAGTGCTTTTCGGTGAAGATAATGTGTATCGAGCTGGAACGATCGGCACTGTGGCTGATAAAACGGCATACGGCTATGTGAAGGGATATGCCCAAGACCACAATTTGCAATTGAGAGGGGCCGAAATCGACCGCCTTGCTCAAGGATGTACAGGTGTAAAAAGGACAACGGGGCAACATCCGGGAGGGATTATCATTGTTCCGGATTATATGGATATTTACGATTTTTCGCCGATCCAATATCCGGCTGACGATCAATCTTCTGAATGGAGAACGACCCATTTTGATTTCCACTCAATCCATGATAATGTGCTGAAAATGGATATTCTCGGCCACGATGATCCGACCGTTATCCGGATGCTTCAAGATTTGAGCGGTATTGATCCGAAGACGATTCCGACCGATGATCCGGAAGTGATGAAAATTTTTCAAAGCCCTGAACCGTTGGGAGTTACAGAAGAGCAAATCATGTGTAAAACAGGAACGCTTGGCATTCCTGAGTTCGGTACTCGATTTGTTCGGCAAATGCTGGAAGACACAAAGCCTTCCACTTTTTCGGAGCTTGTGCAAATTTCCGGATTGTCTCACGGAACGGATGTATGGCTTGGAAATGCAGAAGAATTAATTCAAAATGGCACGTGCGAATTAAGCGACGTGATCGGTTGTCGTGACGACATCATGGTTTATTTGATTTATCAAGGCTTAGAGCCAAGTTTTGCTTTTAAAATCATGGAATCCGTCCGCAAAGGTAAAGGGTTGACGGAAGAGATGGAAGCGGAAATGAGGAATCATGATGTACCGGAATGGTATATCAATTCTTGCAAAAAAATAAAATATATGTTCCCTAAAGCCCACGCGACCGCTTACGTTTTAATGGCTGTCAGAATTGCTTATTTTAAGGTTCATCATCCGCTATTATTCTATGCCGCCTATTTTACGGTAAGAGCGGAGGACTTCGATCTTGATGCGATGGTACGCGGCTCTCAGGCTATCCGTGCTCGAATCGAAGAAATCAATGCCAAAGGTTTGGATGCCTCGCCAAAAGAGAAAAGCTTGTTGACGGTTTTAGAAATGGCGCTTGAAATGTGTGAAAGAGGCTACAAATTTAAAATGGTTGATCTCGAACGGTCGAGCGCTTCTGAATTTATCATCGATGGCGATGCGCTCATTCCGCCGTTTAATGCCATCCCGGGTCTTGGAACAAGCGTGGCCTTAAATATTGTGAAAGCACGATCTGAAGGCGAGTTTTTATCAAAAGAGGACTTGCAGCAAAGAGGAAAAGTGTCGAAAACGATCATGGAATATTTGGATCAACATGGCTGCCTGGATGCTCTTCCTGAACAAAATCAATTGTCCTTGTTTTAG
- the rimP gene encoding ribosome maturation factor RimP, with amino-acid sequence MSKITELVERLVQPILDDMKLDLVDVEYVKEGKNWFLRVYIDKEEGVDIEECGTVSERLSEKLDELDPISHNYFLEVSSPGAERPLKKKSDFEKAVGKHVHVKTFEPIDGEKEFEGKMISFRDDELVLEIRVKTRKKEVIIPFQKVAKARLAVSFF; translated from the coding sequence ATGAGTAAAATTACAGAATTAGTAGAGCGGCTAGTCCAACCCATACTGGACGATATGAAACTCGACTTAGTCGATGTCGAATATGTAAAAGAAGGAAAAAATTGGTTTCTTCGCGTCTATATTGATAAAGAGGAAGGCGTGGACATCGAAGAGTGCGGAACGGTCAGCGAACGTTTAAGCGAAAAATTAGACGAATTGGATCCAATTTCCCATAATTATTTTTTGGAGGTTTCATCGCCCGGAGCGGAGAGGCCGCTGAAAAAAAAGAGCGATTTCGAAAAAGCCGTTGGAAAGCACGTTCATGTTAAAACTTTTGAACCTATTGATGGCGAAAAAGAATTTGAAGGGAAAATGATATCGTTTCGTGATGATGAATTGGTGTTAGAAATCCGCGTGAAAACACGGAAAAAAGAAGTCATCATTCCGTTCCAAAAAGTGGCCAAAGCCCGTTTAGCCGTTTCCTTCTTTTAA
- the dxr gene encoding 1-deoxy-D-xylulose-5-phosphate reductoisomerase, with product MKNISLLGATGSIGRQTLDIIRQHSDYFRLSSFSAGRNIEETRKIIKEFSPKLVSVLEKDDALRLKGEFPFVQFVYGEKGLTETALFSESDTVVNAVMGSVGLIPTLEAIKAGKTIALANKETLVTAGHLVMRAAQKYHVDILPVDSEHSAIFQCLQGENSQNVARLILTASGGSFRDRTREELRHVTREEALNHPNWSMGAKITIDSATMMNKGLEVIEAHWLFQMPYEQIDVILHRESIIHSMVEYQDHSVIAQLGTPDMRVPIQYALTYPERLPLPVTKRLNLAAIGSLHFEEVDFDRFRCLAFAYEAGKAGGSMPTVLNAANEVAVKAFLDGKISFLKIEELIGKALEWHTLIKDPDLESIQCIDRETRRFIDSLL from the coding sequence TTGAAGAACATCAGTCTATTGGGGGCAACCGGTTCTATCGGAAGGCAAACATTGGATATTATCCGGCAGCATTCAGACTATTTCCGATTATCGTCTTTTTCAGCCGGACGAAATATAGAGGAAACGCGAAAAATTATTAAAGAATTTTCTCCAAAGCTTGTGTCCGTATTGGAAAAAGATGATGCTTTAAGGCTGAAAGGAGAATTTCCTTTCGTTCAATTCGTATATGGAGAAAAAGGTTTAACGGAGACAGCCCTTTTTTCTGAATCGGATACGGTTGTCAATGCAGTCATGGGGAGCGTTGGACTGATTCCAACGTTGGAAGCGATCAAAGCGGGGAAAACAATTGCATTGGCCAATAAGGAAACACTCGTTACAGCTGGCCATTTGGTGATGAGAGCTGCCCAAAAATATCATGTCGATATTTTGCCTGTGGACAGCGAACATTCGGCTATTTTCCAATGTCTTCAAGGTGAAAACAGCCAAAATGTTGCTAGGCTCATATTAACGGCTTCAGGAGGAAGTTTTCGTGATCGAACGAGAGAAGAGCTGCGACACGTTACTCGTGAAGAAGCTTTGAACCATCCGAATTGGTCGATGGGTGCCAAGATCACCATTGATTCGGCTACCATGATGAATAAAGGATTGGAAGTCATCGAAGCGCACTGGCTTTTTCAAATGCCATATGAACAAATCGATGTTATACTTCATCGTGAAAGTATTATTCATTCTATGGTAGAATATCAGGACCATTCTGTCATTGCTCAGCTCGGAACTCCTGATATGCGTGTTCCAATTCAATATGCTTTAACTTATCCTGAAAGGCTTCCATTACCTGTTACAAAGCGGCTCAATTTAGCAGCCATTGGGTCTCTTCATTTTGAAGAAGTAGATTTTGACCGTTTTCGTTGTCTTGCATTTGCTTATGAAGCAGGAAAAGCAGGAGGCAGCATGCCTACTGTGTTGAATGCGGCAAACGAAGTGGCAGTAAAAGCCTTTTTGGATGGAAAAATTTCTTTCCTCAAAATTGAAGAATTAATCGGAAAAGCGCTAGAATGGCATACACTAATAAAAGACCCGGATTTAGAATCCATTCAATGCATCGATCGAGAAACACGCCGATTTATCGACTCACTATTATAA
- the rseP gene encoding RIP metalloprotease RseP — MSTILAFVVIFGALVFFHEFGHFIFAKRAGILCREFAIGFGPKIFAHKKGETVYTIRLLPIGGYVRMAGEDAETVELKPGYRAGLILNDKGEAVKIILNRKDRYSNAKVVEVEYADLEKELLIRGYEDGEEELKTFPVHREAVIVENGIETQIAPLDRQFASKSLGKRAMTIFAGPMMNFVLAFIAFLLIAALQGVPTNQPELGKLTDNGAAKQAGLKEGDVVLSINGKETNSWNDIVSIIQKHPEQELRFSIERGKKTLEVPVTPEAKKIDGKTIGIIGVYNPVEKSVFGTITYAAEETYSWTVEIFHLLGKLITGGFSINMLSGPVGIYASTETVAKSGIIYLIKWAGVLSINIGIMNLLPIPALDGGRLMFFAIEAVRGKPIDQQKEGLVHFIGFALLMLLMIVVTWNDIQRFFL, encoded by the coding sequence TTGAGTACAATTTTAGCCTTTGTTGTGATTTTTGGAGCTCTCGTGTTTTTCCATGAATTTGGCCATTTTATTTTTGCTAAAAGAGCAGGGATCCTTTGCCGTGAGTTCGCCATTGGATTTGGTCCGAAGATTTTTGCACACAAAAAAGGGGAAACCGTCTATACGATTCGTTTATTGCCGATCGGCGGATATGTCAGAATGGCCGGCGAAGATGCGGAAACGGTTGAATTAAAACCTGGTTATCGCGCCGGTCTCATCCTTAATGACAAAGGAGAAGCGGTGAAAATCATATTAAATCGAAAAGACCGCTATTCGAATGCAAAAGTAGTGGAAGTAGAGTACGCTGACTTGGAAAAAGAGTTGTTGATCCGTGGCTATGAAGATGGCGAAGAAGAGTTAAAAACTTTTCCTGTCCATCGAGAAGCAGTTATCGTTGAAAATGGCATTGAAACGCAAATTGCGCCTTTAGACCGTCAATTTGCTTCCAAGTCTCTTGGCAAAAGAGCGATGACGATTTTTGCCGGACCTATGATGAATTTTGTTTTAGCGTTTATTGCCTTTTTGTTAATTGCCGCCTTGCAAGGAGTTCCAACCAATCAACCTGAATTGGGGAAATTAACGGATAATGGCGCTGCAAAACAAGCTGGATTAAAAGAAGGCGATGTTGTACTGAGCATAAATGGAAAAGAAACGAACAGCTGGAACGATATTGTGTCCATTATTCAAAAACATCCGGAACAAGAACTTCGTTTCAGTATAGAACGAGGCAAGAAAACGCTGGAAGTTCCTGTAACTCCCGAAGCAAAGAAAATCGATGGGAAAACGATTGGGATTATTGGCGTTTATAACCCTGTTGAGAAGTCAGTGTTCGGCACTATTACTTATGCGGCTGAAGAAACGTATTCTTGGACCGTTGAGATTTTTCACTTGTTAGGGAAACTTATCACGGGCGGTTTTTCCATTAACATGTTGTCAGGACCTGTTGGTATTTACGCATCCACCGAGACCGTCGCCAAATCAGGAATTATTTATTTAATCAAATGGGCGGGAGTGCTAAGTATTAACATTGGCATTATGAACTTGCTTCCCATTCCGGCGTTGGATGGAGGCCGTTTGATGTTTTTTGCCATTGAAGCAGTTAGAGGAAAACCGATCGATCAACAGAAAGAAGGACTTGTTCATTTTATCGGATTTGCTCTATTAATGCTGCTGATGATTGTGGTAACATGGAATGACATCCAAAGATTCTTTTTATAA
- a CDS encoding phosphatidate cytidylyltransferase, with amino-acid sequence MKQRFITGVIAAAIFLPIVLYGGWPFLILTYLMASVGLYEALKMKKIRLLSLESVIPFIMLWLLLIPNRYENLIEKWGYHKLELLLFLVLIYLMYTVVTKNRFTFDDAAFGVLSALYVGFGFYYLIETRNAGVAYVFLALFIIWATDIGAYLIGRSFGKKKLWPEISPKKTVEGFFGGILSACVVAFVFAFSIHLEVPLAKLLIAALVMAVFGQIGDLVESALKRHYNIKDSGNILPGHGGILDRCDSWLFVLPLIHIFHII; translated from the coding sequence ATGAAACAGCGATTTATAACTGGTGTCATAGCGGCAGCCATCTTTTTGCCTATTGTTCTTTATGGAGGATGGCCGTTTCTAATATTAACGTATTTAATGGCGTCCGTGGGGCTTTATGAAGCACTGAAAATGAAGAAAATTCGGCTATTGTCGCTTGAAAGCGTGATCCCTTTCATTATGTTATGGCTATTGCTCATTCCGAATCGGTATGAGAACCTCATAGAAAAATGGGGGTATCATAAGCTTGAACTTTTGCTTTTCTTGGTGTTGATTTATTTAATGTATACAGTCGTCACCAAAAATCGTTTTACATTTGATGATGCGGCGTTTGGAGTTCTTTCCGCACTGTATGTAGGGTTCGGGTTCTATTATTTAATCGAAACGAGAAATGCGGGAGTGGCTTATGTATTTTTGGCGTTGTTTATCATTTGGGCGACTGACATCGGCGCCTATTTAATAGGAAGATCGTTTGGAAAGAAAAAATTGTGGCCTGAAATCAGTCCTAAAAAAACAGTCGAAGGTTTTTTTGGCGGCATTCTTTCCGCCTGTGTAGTCGCATTTGTCTTTGCGTTCTCGATCCATTTGGAGGTGCCTTTAGCGAAGCTCTTGATAGCGGCTCTCGTGATGGCTGTTTTTGGACAAATTGGCGATTTGGTTGAATCCGCACTGAAGCGGCATTATAATATTAAAGATTCTGGGAATATTTTGCCTGGACATGGCGGAATTTTAGATCGCTGTGACAGCTGGCTGTTTGTTCTGCCGTTGATACATATTTTTCACATCATATAA
- a CDS encoding proline--tRNA ligase: MRQSQTLIPTMREIPADAETKSHQLLLRAGFIRQTASGIYTFLPLGKRVLKKVEEIVRQEMDAAGAVEMLMPSLQQAELWQESGRWYTYGPELMRLKDRHDREFALGPTHEEVVTSIVRDEIKSYKRLPLIVYQIQTKFRDEKRPRFGLLRGREFIMKDAYSFHSNTQSLDEVYDRIFQAYSNIFRRLGLNFRAVIADSGAMGGKDTHEFMVLSEIGEDTIAYSDSSDYAANIEMAPVVSTYEKPDEPLKERQKVSTPNAKTIEEVSKLLNVEETRCIKTLLFKVDDKYVLVLVRGDHEVNDVKVKNYFQASVVELASPEEVKSVLGCPIGSLGPVEVKEGIQVIADHAVQAIVNGVCGANEDGWHFVNVNPERDFQVTAYTDLRFIQEGDPSPDGKGTIRFAKGIEVGHVFKLGTRYSEAMGAYYLDENGKSQPMIMGCYGIGVSRTVSAVAEQFNDEKGFIWPKQIAPFDVHLIAVNTKDEVQRELAEQLYQSLQKERYEVLFDDRPERAGVKFADADLIGLPVRVTVGKKASEGIVEVKVRKTQETFEVPASDIVSQLASIFERL, translated from the coding sequence ATGAGACAAAGTCAAACGCTTATACCAACTATGAGAGAAATTCCTGCTGATGCGGAAACAAAAAGCCATCAGCTTTTACTTAGAGCGGGATTTATCCGCCAAACAGCAAGTGGAATTTATACTTTTTTGCCTTTAGGGAAGAGAGTTTTAAAGAAAGTAGAAGAAATTGTACGTCAAGAAATGGATGCAGCCGGAGCAGTCGAAATGTTGATGCCCAGCTTGCAACAAGCTGAATTATGGCAAGAATCCGGAAGATGGTATACATACGGCCCGGAGCTTATGCGTTTAAAAGATCGACATGACCGCGAATTCGCACTAGGACCGACTCATGAAGAAGTCGTTACGAGCATTGTTCGTGATGAAATCAAATCATATAAACGCTTGCCGCTCATCGTTTATCAAATTCAAACAAAATTTCGTGATGAAAAGCGTCCTCGTTTTGGACTGCTTCGCGGCAGGGAATTTATCATGAAAGACGCTTATTCTTTTCATTCTAATACACAAAGTTTAGACGAAGTCTATGATCGTATTTTTCAAGCTTATTCTAATATTTTCAGGAGATTAGGATTGAACTTTCGTGCTGTTATTGCCGATTCTGGGGCCATGGGTGGAAAAGATACGCACGAATTTATGGTGCTCTCTGAAATCGGTGAAGATACCATTGCTTACTCCGACTCGTCTGATTATGCAGCAAACATAGAAATGGCGCCGGTAGTGTCTACATACGAAAAACCGGATGAACCGTTAAAAGAAAGGCAGAAAGTTTCCACACCAAATGCCAAAACGATTGAAGAAGTTTCAAAGTTATTAAACGTAGAAGAAACACGCTGCATTAAAACGCTTCTTTTCAAAGTGGATGATAAGTACGTACTTGTGCTTGTACGTGGAGACCACGAAGTAAATGACGTCAAGGTAAAAAATTATTTTCAGGCAAGTGTAGTGGAATTGGCTAGTCCCGAAGAAGTGAAATCCGTTTTAGGCTGTCCTATTGGTTCACTCGGACCTGTAGAAGTAAAAGAAGGTATTCAAGTGATTGCCGATCATGCAGTCCAAGCTATTGTCAACGGAGTTTGCGGCGCGAATGAAGATGGATGGCATTTTGTCAATGTGAATCCGGAAAGAGATTTTCAAGTGACAGCCTATACAGATTTACGTTTTATTCAAGAAGGCGACCCTTCTCCGGATGGAAAAGGAACGATTCGATTTGCGAAAGGAATTGAAGTCGGCCACGTGTTTAAGCTTGGCACGCGATATAGCGAAGCGATGGGGGCTTACTATTTAGATGAAAACGGAAAATCTCAACCGATGATTATGGGATGCTATGGAATAGGAGTTTCCAGAACGGTTTCAGCTGTGGCAGAACAATTTAATGATGAAAAAGGTTTTATTTGGCCTAAACAAATTGCTCCGTTCGATGTACATTTAATTGCGGTCAATACAAAAGATGAAGTTCAAAGAGAACTGGCGGAACAACTTTATCAATCGCTTCAAAAAGAGCGGTACGAAGTGTTGTTTGATGATCGTCCGGAACGTGCCGGTGTGAAATTCGCCGATGCTGATTTAATCGGGCTTCCTGTTCGTGTAACCGTCGGAAAAAAAGCTTCTGAAGGCATTGTCGAAGTAAAAGTGCGTAAAACACAAGAAACGTTTGAAGTCCCTGCATCTGACATTGTTTCTCAACTTGCATCTATTTTTGAGCGCTTGTAA
- the nusA gene encoding transcription termination factor NusA, translating into MSTEFLDALVILEKEKGISREVIVDAIEAALVSAYKRNFNQAQNVRVDLNVETGTMRVFARKEVVEEVFDSRLEISLDEAKKINPSYEIGDIVELEVTPKNFGRIAAQTAKQVVTQRVREAERGIIYSEFIDREEDIMTGIVQRQDSRFIYVSLGKIEALLPQNEQMPNETYKPHDRIKVYITKVEKTTKGPQIYVSRTHPGLLKRLFEIEVPEIFDGTVEIKSVAREAGDRSKISVYAENPDVDPVGACVGPKGARVQAVVNELKGEKIDIVKWSDDPVVFVANALSPSKVLDVQVNEEGKATTVVVPDYQLSLAIGKRGQNARLAAKLTGWKIDIKSESEARKLGIYPPAAANLEEEINESDESETTEEMIQLEEVENSQETGTEATDFSSEKIE; encoded by the coding sequence ATGAGCACAGAGTTTTTAGATGCTCTTGTTATTTTGGAAAAAGAAAAAGGGATTTCAAGAGAAGTGATTGTCGATGCCATTGAAGCCGCGCTTGTTTCGGCTTATAAACGGAACTTTAACCAAGCCCAAAACGTTCGTGTCGACTTAAATGTAGAAACGGGAACGATGAGAGTTTTTGCCAGAAAAGAAGTGGTGGAAGAAGTATTTGATTCTCGTTTGGAAATTTCTCTGGACGAGGCTAAAAAAATAAACCCGTCCTATGAAATCGGCGATATTGTAGAATTGGAAGTTACACCGAAAAACTTTGGAAGAATTGCGGCACAAACCGCGAAGCAAGTAGTGACGCAGAGAGTTCGGGAAGCGGAAAGAGGAATTATTTATTCCGAGTTTATTGACCGTGAAGAAGATATCATGACGGGGATTGTGCAGCGGCAAGATTCTCGTTTTATCTATGTCAGTCTAGGGAAGATTGAAGCGCTCCTTCCGCAAAACGAGCAAATGCCGAATGAAACGTACAAGCCGCATGATCGCATTAAAGTCTATATTACGAAAGTAGAAAAAACGACAAAAGGACCGCAAATCTATGTATCGCGTACTCATCCTGGCTTGCTGAAAAGACTATTTGAAATTGAAGTTCCTGAAATTTTTGATGGCACCGTTGAAATTAAGTCGGTCGCTCGTGAAGCGGGAGATCGTTCAAAAATTTCGGTGTATGCGGAAAATCCGGATGTCGATCCTGTCGGTGCTTGCGTCGGTCCTAAAGGCGCCCGTGTTCAGGCGGTTGTAAACGAACTAAAAGGAGAAAAAATCGATATTGTCAAATGGTCCGACGATCCTGTAGTGTTCGTGGCCAATGCGTTAAGCCCTTCCAAAGTGTTGGATGTTCAGGTGAATGAGGAAGGAAAAGCGACGACTGTCGTTGTTCCGGATTATCAACTTTCGCTGGCCATTGGCAAAAGAGGTCAAAATGCACGGCTTGCGGCTAAACTAACCGGATGGAAAATTGATATTAAAAGTGAATCGGAAGCGAGAAAACTTGGAATCTATCCTCCGGCTGCCGCAAACTTGGAAGAAGAAATAAACGAGAGTGATGAATCTGAAACGACAGAAGAAATGATACAGCTTGAGGAAGTGGAGAATTCACAAGAAACGGGTACAGAAGCAACTGATTTTTCATCTGAAAAAATCGAATAG